The following nucleotide sequence is from Sulfurovum sp. UBA12169.
AGCTGCTTTTGGCAAAGGAATATGGTATGATTTTTTCGAAAGCATCGGCTGATAAGCGGTGCATGCATAAGGCTTGTTGCACTCTATAACAAGCCGCACAATATCTTTTTGATACTGTGAAATCCTCACGGTTGCACCTTGAGGGCCTTTGAGATTTTTTTGAAGATTCTTTGAAGAAAGACGTGCATTTCGAATATCAAAAACCTTTCTATAAGGTTTCTCCAGTGAGAAATAGTGTACATTGGTTTTATTGAACAAACCGCTAAAATGCAGACGAAGTTCGTCCTTTTGTATCTCCATATCCTCCAGTTTATTCACCGAACCGACAAGCAGATTTGTTCCCACAATAAAGAGAAGAAAGATTTTTAAAAACTTCACTTTAGTCGTTTTCTCCCTCAACCAATTTATGCATCAGCTCTTTGACCGTGATGATCTCCTTGAGTTTATAGCCGTTTGTTCCGGTAAAAAAGAGTCCTTTTTCAATATCTCCATCATACGCATCGCTCAGTCTGTCTGCAATGCAGTATCCTACCACTTTGGCCTCCTCTCCATGATGACATGGGGCTACACAGTCGGAAATACAGACTATTTTGGGAGCTGTTTTTTTTTCTATCATTTTGTGAAGATTGGTTTTTACCCCCCGCGCAGGATACCCCACCGGAGATTTAAACAATTGGATATCCTCTTGTGATGCAGCGATGATAGTCTCTTTAAATTTTTGATGCGCATCACACTCTACCGTACCGATAAAACGCGTACCCATCTGCACACCGCTGGCACCCAGCTTCATCATTTTGACAATATCGTCATGGTCCCAAATACCCCCAGCAGCAATCACAGGAAAATCACCCCAGTTTTTTGCCTCCTCTATAACAGGCGGCAAAATCGCTTCAAGCTGATTTTCCGGCAAAAAACACTCGTCATATTTAAACCCCTGATGGCCGCCGCTTAACGGTCCCTCAACGATAACAGCATCAGGCAAACGATTGTGTGTCTTTTGCCATCTTTTGCACAATATCTTCAGCGCTTTGGCCGTTGAAACAATAGGCACCAAGGCAACATCAGGAAAATCTTTGGTACACTCCGGCAATGTCAAAGGCAGCCCTGCTCCTGTGATGATGATATTGGCACCTGCTTTACAAGAATCAATCACTACCTGTTTGTAATCATTGATTGCATAAAGTACATTGGCTGCCAACGGTTTGTCGCCGCAAATTTTCCTTGCATTTTCAAAAATCGCATGCAATGCCTTGGAGGAATAAAAATTAGCCGTACCGACGGGCCTGCCGTCTGCGGCTAATTTATCAGCATATATTCTATTTTTATAAACCCCTGTACCTATTGCGCTGACAACACCGAGTCCTCCTTCTTTTGAAACAGAGCCGGCAAGCTGGTCCCAAGAAACGCCTACTCCCATGCCGCCTTGAATAATGGGGATATCAATCGTATATTTTCCTATTTTTAATGGTTTAAATGCCATTAGTCTACCTTTACTTTTGCAAATTTTCTTTTCCCTACCTGCAGAATATACTCGCCGGTACTCAATATAAGCTGATCGTCGCTTATTTTTTCTTGGTTTATTCTAACAGCTCCTTGCTTAATATCTCTTCTTGCCTGTGACGTTGACGGTTCTATGCCGGCATCCACTAGTGCTTTGCATATCCAAATATTATTTTCTACCCCCACTTCCGGGATATCTTCGGGCAACATGTTGGCCTTAAACACATTGTCAAATGCTTCTTTGGCTTCCCGGGCTGCGTCTGCGTTA
It contains:
- a CDS encoding 2-nitropropane dioxygenase; translated protein: MAFKPLKIGKYTIDIPIIQGGMGVGVSWDQLAGSVSKEGGLGVVSAIGTGVYKNRIYADKLAADGRPVGTANFYSSKALHAIFENARKICGDKPLAANVLYAINDYKQVVIDSCKAGANIIITGAGLPLTLPECTKDFPDVALVPIVSTAKALKILCKRWQKTHNRLPDAVIVEGPLSGGHQGFKYDECFLPENQLEAILPPVIEEAKNWGDFPVIAAGGIWDHDDIVKMMKLGASGVQMGTRFIGTVECDAHQKFKETIIAASQEDIQLFKSPVGYPARGVKTNLHKMIEKKTAPKIVCISDCVAPCHHGEEAKVVGYCIADRLSDAYDGDIEKGLFFTGTNGYKLKEIITVKELMHKLVEGEND